Genomic DNA from Cydia strobilella chromosome 19, ilCydStro3.1, whole genome shotgun sequence:
TCGTGCATAAAGTGGCCATCCATTAATCACGTCATACGATTTTGGCTAGTTTTCAACAAACTGACTGCTTATTACACTTTTAGGCTTGGCccaatataagaaaaaaaaaacacgtcatATTGCCCTGACGCCCCCCCCCCCATACTTCGTATGACGTGATTAATGGACGCTCCCTATTCATAAAATTTCTTGAGAAGAAAACATCTATTTGGCCAAGGATGAAACAACAAAGTCTGTTTGTATAAGTAAAAGAGGAAgaaaattgtgacgttttcaaccaaaaggtatcagggtaccacattgtcgcttgttgataaggttgatttctaattgaagctatatggaaataacgccttactgacaagcgacaataagtacccttttggttgaaaatagcacaaTCAGTGGCAGCCATAAAAGACAATGTGCTCAGAAAAGGCAGTAAAGGCCGATAGCGGCGTTATCTACAGATATCTCGggataataaaaatatcaagcTCTCTGCAGATAACGGTACAAAAGGGGAAGGTGACTCAAGACAAACCCAACTAGACATTTAGCTACATCCCACATTACGTTAACAAAAAATTTTAAGGAATAATTTTTCTTACTTAACcgtcttttacaaaattttattaaaaatttaaatgtctggcaaaaaagagtaataattaaaaagttgCAACAgttgtagtgtcgtcccgtttttctaagtttgatttgaaagggcgacactacagtgttgccactttttactttctactcttttttgccagattgTACAATCGTATAACTGaaacaaattcaaaataatCTCCTTtggctttgatacacaaacgcaaataCGTGTTAAAAGATCAACAAGATGCATGCATAGtacgcatgttttttttttgcttgtttgTATATTTCATGTTGACGTGTAAGAGGGCTATCGTTtctttgctcaccagttggcgcctctgttgatggtggtccaaaagactatagaacagctgtcagtcactgaagtgacaagtgacatttcgaactatggaaaagaccaccatctacactagcgcccctagcggcgaattcatacgcgttagccctcattcgtgtaagtgcccttgtggcctgtttgctgaataaatgttgaagtttgaAGTAAAAAATCTATGTCAACGAATTTTGGACCAACCTGTATGAGTACttgagtaggtatttaaatcATAAAAGCCCAGGGCTAACACATTGATTTCAGTCTAGAAAAAAGCTTAAATCTACTACGCCGAGTAGTGTTCATTATAAAGGACATTCAATGCAGACTATGCAGAGTACAAAATTGAGTCCGTTATAAAGGACATCGAAAATTTTGAATCTACGCACGTACCTATTTAAGTAGACcgaaaatatagtttgtcaaaggactgtctcataaatgagacagagataatcatactatctttgtcttacactagtactagcacccaaaaaaaggatgagtaggtatagtttttagttcttatttactgccaatctcgtttgaccaactatacactTATGCGTTTCGATTAAGGAATAAAATTTGGTAGTTTTTTAGCTTTGCAACCTTGGAGATTTAAGATTTTTcatgtaggtagtaggtacttatttcggTCGTACATCCtccaaactaaaaaaaaaacgagtttATATTAACTAACAAATTAACCGGACTCAAAAACAATGCGCCAACACTGTGATTAATGAAGAACAGACAATGGTTAAAAAACGGTGACGCAACTgccaacaaaataataatacgcaCGGAGCGGCAACGTCGCGCCGATCGATCCCGACGTGCCGTGATAACATTAGTGATAACGCCTGGGTATACGTATAACTAGCTACGTTTTGCGATGGAGTAGTAAGTATTTATAGGTGTATTTGTTATGTGAATGAAATCTTGTACCTATTTGTCAAAGTCACGCGTTAAAATTAGTGTGAAATGAGATTGCGTCTTCTATCAAATTCTAGGTTACATTCTGGcgaaaaagagtagaaattataaagtggcaacactgtagcgtcgtcccgtttttcttaagattgatttgaaagggacgacactacagtgttgctactttttaatttctactcttttttgccactgTAGTTGTGCTGTTCTCGTTCTAAAAGATCGTTCATAATTTTTGTTCTTTATTCCATAACAAATATCAAACAGTTTTACAccaacatatttttagggttccgtacccaaagggtaaaaacccctattactaagactgctgtctgtttgtctgtccgtctgtcacgaggctgtatctcttgaacggtgatagctagacagttgaaattttcacagatgatgtatttctgttgccgctataacaacaaatgctaaaaacagaattaaataaatatttaagtggggctcccatacaacaaacgtgttttttttggtgttttttttgcgtaatggcacggaacccttcgtgcgcgactgtccgacttgcacttggccggtttttaacggCATGTGACGTCTTGGTAATAATCAGTAATTACAGGCAACCATAGCCTTAACATTTGGTTGGCTGTACGTTTGTTTACCACGCACGTGGTATTCAAAAAGAACATGGTATGCAACTCGTCGTGTAGAAGCACCTATAACTTTCGtacaatattcatatttatgTCTCACgctatatggttcaaatttaaacacAGCACTTCGCTATCCGTGTGGAGTGTAGACTGTGTACTGTGTAGTGCGGCCGACATAATTTGATCTTTGAAAAGTCGAAAagtttgtttacaaaaaaaacctaaataatgCGTTTGTTAGCTTTATTTATAGAACATTTTGTCATATTATTGAACGGTTTAcgttacacaactttgggaacaaatcaaattcttcttcttctttgtcctggCTATTATCCCAGTTTATTTGGGGTCAGCCCTCCTAGTAATCCTGCGCCACATCGCACGATCGTGGGTTGTCTCCTCTGTTGTACTGCTTTCCTTCatatcgttttttagggtttgcATCCAGGTGATTGGTGGTCGTCCTCGCCCTCTTTTTCCTTCTTCTATTTTGAGAACTCTTTTAGTCATGTGGCTATCATCCCGCCTCATTACATGTCCGCACCAGCGCATGCGGTTCTCTCTTAGTTTTTCTTGAACCTTTGCAACCTTAAAAGTACCCAGGATATACTGGTTCCTTATTTTATCCATTCTTGATACTCCTCCGGACCAACGCAGCATATTCATTTGCGTAGTGTGGATTTTTTGTTCGTCAGTCTTCCTCATCGGCCAACACTCCGAACCATACAACAAGGCTGGTCTTACTGCCCTTTTGTAGACGTTACCCTTGATTTTTATTGGCATACGAGAATCgcacagtacagtacagtacggaacaaatcaaattattttataaaatattttttatttgttcttttttttctttttattttcttttttaataaatattatagggacattcttctaagtcccacggtaagctcaagaaggtttttaagtagtcacactactatatataaatacggTTTATGTTAGTCCGTCTAACAAcagtttaaaaaaccggccaagatcaTGTCGGGCCATGTTCAGTTCAGTTAATTACCTATATCCAAAattattcactttatcaaaatatgtgacgtttcaaccaaaaggtaccacattgtcgcttgtcgataaggttgatttctaattgaagccaTATGGAAATAACTCCTTACTGACAAgagacaataagtacccttttggttgaaaatggcacatataatcgTTTAAGACCCCTATCAGTTTTAAAAGATATCCAACGACAACCCAAATCATACATTTATAGCCAAAAAAATATCCCCACTTTACGAGTAGGTGAGgacttttttttcaatttttttttaattgaccaCCTTGTCGTTATggttgatttatatatccatgtcaaattacagctttctagcactaacggtcacggagcaaagcctcgggcGCGGACGGACAGGGCGAAACTAAGGGTTCCTAGGTgactaaggaaccctaaaaatcatttaactTTATTAACATTTTAGGTGTAACAATTGTTGTAGAATGTATTTcgtaattacctacttactacaTTAAAACTCAAATtctttaaattcgattacttaCTACATTCTGAATAAGCTCGtatctaaaattataataaagtgaCTACCgtttaaaataatgataattacctatgtaaaaatataattgagaCAGCAAGCACcctggtaaataaaataaactctaATTGATTTAAAATATAAGGATTAATACTAAATATTAATAGCATTTTATTCTGGACCCGAGATTAAGCAGTAAGCTGGATTAATTAGAATGACCAATTAATAAGTAAATCAGTATTTTCAATGTTTTTGTTACATTCGCTcattgaaaatgaaatgataaTCTAATTGTAAGATTAAAGCACCGTTCAAGTATCAAGTTGTATTGAGCGTCCTACGTCTACCAGAACTTTGGCCCGGCCGTTTAGATACGGAATGTTTTACAACTTCATGCCGTTCGTTTcaatttgaaccttatcacGGTGTTATAAAGACGACATTCTTGTGAATTTAAGTTGGCAGTTACTCTTTTATCACACGACGATTTCGATTGGTTGAAACGTTGCGAGTGAAGAGTAAAACTGAACGCCATTCCGCGCCCAGCTACCTCCGTGAGCGGATGTAAAGTTCGctcgaaataaaaatttacGTAAAATAATGAAACGTTGCTGCGCGTACGGTTGCAAAGCAAAGAGCGGTCCCGGAATCAGATTCTTCAATTTCCCCGCGTGTAAGCAACGGTAAGATTCACCTTGTgcataatgtaggtacttattacatatatacctataagtcTATCTCTAATTGTGTAAATTAAGTTGATATGGAAAACTAACTGTTTTTTTAGAGCGAAAGAATGGTTACGAGCTCTAAATCGCCCAGACATCCTCGCCGACCTCAACGAAGACAGACGCAACCTGCTAGATTTTTACTACGTCTGCGAGGCACACATCTCCAGGCGCAACATAGACAAAGGTATACCAGTCCTTCACATTGTAAGCAAAGGGACAAGTACAGATCAAAACACTAACACTGAGGAGAAAAGCACTTCAACGGCAGATCTGGTTGAGAATCAACTTAGCAAAGGTACATCGACGACAGATCTGATGATGCGTAAACTAAGTAGAACCTCTATAGACATTATTGACATACAGCCCACAGCTTACTACTCCCCTACACAACATAATGTTGCTTCTAAACACTTAAACAAACCCGCGCCGATTGTTTCAACTAACACGCCTAGAACCGGATACATAGCTCCAGCAGGGGACATTTTTAAAACTGCAAAGCCCGTTGAAACACCTCAAGCTCCTAAACTAAGGAATTTTAGAAAGAATATACCCACATTACCTACGATAGCTGTTCAAAAACTGCAAACGAGACATACAGCACCGAAACTTCCAGATATACAATCATGTGACAAAGTCAGTGAAAGTAACAATAGGACAGAAATAAAAACTGAAGAGAATGCACTAGTATTGGACGATATTGTGACGGCGTTGACAGAACGTCAAAAAAATGGGCAACATTCGGAATCACTTATGGATGGACGTAAAATAACGTTTAAAGTAAAAATGAGTTTGCCATATTTCTGTGTTGAAGAAGCCACAACATCAGGTACCAGCATTAAACGTGaacttgatgatgatgacattgatgacaCTGACGATAATGTTAACATAAAGGAAAAGAGAACTAAACCAGGATATAATGCTGACATTGATGAAATTGACGATAATGTTAACATAAAAGAAAAGAGAAGTAAACCAGGATAGTTTTAAGAGAATGTAAATGTAAACAGAACTATTGTTTTGTATTTACTGATTGTGATATTTCATTAGATAGGTAGTTGCTAATATATTCCTTAAAccttaataaataagaaaataaaggtTGTTATTAGGAAATGATTGTGCCACAAGTCAAAATAATTACTaatgatttttataataaataattttgtcgtttacaattttttattactttaatatttCATGCAGTCATTAGCGTGGGCAAAAAAATCATCGGAAGCTGAAGAAAGTATTTTAGCAGGGCGGCGGAACgggttttaggttacttttcgctgaTGTCATCTCAGATatgtaggccaggaaataaatgcccaaaaaaaggtatagagggccATATTatagtggccatgtcgctcagacccatagtttccgagatataatcgaaaaaccgaaaaatttaaccttcaaatccccctctccccctcagcaccagggttacggtcggggacttttgatatgttcatctcctaactagtcgaaacaaagctacgaagttaaaaattgtgttccgaacatttccctctataccttcttattgcttggcctaatgggcgaatatggtatcaatgcatgaacacaaatatatgagacaCTGACATATGAGGTAAGTAAAGTTCGAAAGTGTTGGGGGTAGTTGTTGTGACgagatgacatgagcgaaaatctaGAGACTTTTCTAGAAAAGGCCAGGCCACTATTTAAAGGTGACTTTCGGATCTCAACTGCAGCTGAATTACTGTTGCGGCTTGCGGCGTTGTTGTTATCGCcgcgccgctgtatctgtcaatttctttgataaaatgCGCGGCAGTAATACGGCGACgagtcactcattttatcaaggacatGGACATGGCAGATATTGCTATatgatttaagaaaaaaaaaacattcgttcAGTTCATCTTTTCACATCCCTATCCAACCATTTTTAATCTGTACTTTTTCCAACTTCCCACctatggggttggcaactgtcaaaggtttgcagagatggcgccatcatagcttgccccctttttctatgagatttggcttaaagagctggtatccagggcattaaaaaaacaaacatttgacacaattctagggattgacagagcaagctatgctggcgccatctgctaattatttcgaccggccaaccccattattaaTTATAACCACAGAGTAAAAACCTGTCTTCAACTTCGGCTAATTAACCAAAACCACAGAGCCAAAATTAAGGTACTGGTTTAAATTAATTGGTGTGTACCGTTAAAATGTTCTCACACGACTTAAAGGAATTCGCATTAAgaggcaacaggagtggtcatttctccatacaaacgtactcgactgtttcctccgtggtttttgaagctagagcaatgattttttgaacacagataattattattaatatctgtgTCTGATTGTCTTGCtttctttgatattttttgttttttaagtagctAGAGCACTTCAAATATTTGGAAAAAATCGCCTTTATTTACTAGGCCGCAAAGAGAAGCATGGTATTTAAAACTGACaccaatttaataaaaaaaaattaaacgcgTCCGTTTCGTCTACGTGggattttttcaatattacctATTCTATATTATGAATAAGGTACTTATCAAAGTGAATTAAATcctattttaaaaacaaacatacctatttaaaattgaTTAAAATCAGCAATGTATATGGTAGAGCCCAGATAATTCGTAAAAGCCTATTTTTAGAAAGCCCTTTCTTACGAGCAAGGACGCCTTATGTAGCCTATACATGTTAAAAATTAGACGTGTAATTTCATTTAAGTCAATAAATTCGCATCTCCATTTGTCGCTCAGCATCAGCAGAGATGGAAATACGTAAATTCATTCCCAATATTCCCATCTATCACTCGAGACGAGAACTTGCCGATTCGCATTGCCAAACAAGTTCGAAATTCGAATATTTACTCAGCGCGCACGGAGCGGCAACGTGGCACGTTCCATGAGGCCCGGCAACGTCGCATCGTACGAACAAGATCACTGATCAGCTGCTTTTGTACCGGTGTTGGTGTTAGTGAATAGATAAAGCGCACATGAATATTTTGTTGTTGGAAATGGGGTCATTTTTGTAACAACTCCAACCTGACGATATGTTGTATTTCGAACAACTCAAACTCACAACAGTCACAACATCCGTTATGTCATGTGAAATTCGAATAATATATCTCCATCgacgaaaatttatttttaactttctgACAAATTGGGTCCTTAGAGTCGGACCAAACTcttcatggcatttgcaatcTCACTTTGTTCGACTCAAATCCGTAAGTGATCATAGAAATGGAGGCATTAAATTTAcgaaacaaaattatttagctGATTTATTTGCCTTATTGCCTTAGGTATTTTCACTCTGCGAAGCGCTGGTAACAAGATTATTTTAACTTTGCGGTCACATAGGCAAACTGGGAGGTaataaaaactagtttaaatAGACGGTCTAGACACAACGGGTCACCGCTATTCCTAGGCCGGCACAGCATCATATTAATTTTGTGTTAAAATATCTGCTCCATTTGGGCGAACTAgaggaaaacaattttttttgtgaacttcagttatgtaagtatttttgtaaaatggttTCAATTCGCTTGAATATTTAAGAAAACTTTTCCTTCACTGCAATTCGTACTCGAAGGTgccagctgttctttagtcttttggaccaccattaacagaggcgccaactggtgagcaaaaaaacgatagccctcattgatcgATCAGAAGCCCAGAACGATGTATCATAATCGCATGCGTTTACTTTTGTTGCAAGGTAGTTATTTTAAGTTGTTAGTCAAATAGGCAGTTAATTTTTAAGCTGTTTtccgaatattttatttttaaatgttaaatatgtacttagttaGGTGTGTACTGCATGTACGGAAAAATACCCAACTCTTAATTCGTCAGATATACTCTGGCACAGGTACCTTGtcacttgtcagtagaaaaaagcggcaaatttaaaaaatgtaggtgcgaTGAGTTGAATTCCcatagacattttttttactgacaagtaGGGTGTATTTTAGAATAAATAGAAGTGTTCAAAACAACTGGCTGTCAGCCAGTCGTCAATCACAGCACAGATAATAAACACTGAAAAATACCTTCTATTGTGTACCGTCATATGGCAgcgtacagtctggcaaaaaagagtagaaattaaaaactggcaacactgtagcgtcgtgttcttagattgatttgaaagggacgacactacagtgtttccactttttaatttctactcttttttgccagactgtaccttagtctatttaaaaagttaatgaTTGTGTTTTGTTTAGACGTTTAGAGTCAGATAGGTAAAGCCTGATTCTCATGTACagggtgagtgacccgttattaatatatttaatatgtctgtgtctcacggaagttttgttattaaaattacaggGTGACAGATCAGTatagtaagatttttttattaaatacttacccctcggaaaattggaaaacataaaaaatcgAAATACGTCGTCAAAATACGAAAATGTTACGTAAATACGCAAACCTCATTCAAGAGCGTTTAATGAGTATTATTAATGAGTTTTTGTACAATAACATTGAATTGGACGCGAGTTTCTGTTCGCCTTGGCAGAGTCATGGCCGACCGACCGATGTTGTAACGAACGCAATCAGCGATCGCTTGTTCGCCCAATCTAGATCGTAGGTATACCTAGTACCTAACTTTTAAGAgtataatctgacagatggatttacgcAAGTGTGAATAGTACAGCGGCCAGTagatggcctaaaacaccattcgatgtgactgtatagtatactaccgacaagtatatttatatttgtaatctactcacaatgccctttcatttggtaccccacatggtatgtttaaaagaaaaaagttaaaaactttgtactgccgattttgtgacgtcacagttatcccccccacactcttagaaagtgacaagttcttatttcgtactcagtcgactaccgaacacaacgataccacttgtcggtagtaaTATACTGTACACTGTACAGtgtacagtcacatcgaatggtgttttaggccatctggccgctgtactagAAGTTAAGCAACTCATTTCTTATTTCAATTGCATCATGTACATAACAACATAACATGTTTACCTACGTTGCGCGAGTTGCGCGACACGAACATGTCTGAAACCTCTGCGCTTTTGACAACGTGACACTTTCAAATGGCGGCGAACCGGTTatgcctatatttttttttacgattcaATGTTCTTTTGCGTTGTCGTGATAGTAACGTGATGCGAAAGTTTCAGAACTGACTGTTTATTTATACTCTTTGTGCCCCTGCCTGCTATATGGCCACAtctcaaaatttataataattattggaaacttaactttattatttttaattaaggttgaatcttcaataataataaattttgagATGTGGCCGTATATCAGGCAGGGGACGGATTATAAACCatttgacatggctatttttacgttacgtatacatttacaattccaaaaatcggcagacttttttgtacagaaaattacagacaaggcgctacgtttggttatattatatcctcctagccgTCCAGTCAGCTGCAGATATTTGACACCCCCGGCATAGAACTTTTACTGTACTAacttatacttgtatatatactatgtctatgtactCTACTTATGCTGTTAAAATTCCTCCTGTCAAGTATGATTTGCTAGTACCAATGACGTTGGCGTGTGCGTGCCATTTTTAAGATATGACAAACACCGATCAAATGCTTGACAAAAATTACCTTAATCTCTAATCTGATTATTAATGAATTGCATCACAAAATTCACtaatattgttatattgtttaatacctaCGTCCTCGAATGACCAGAAAACTACGCGTAGAGATAAGGGTTCAGTGACCCCAATTAGTTGTTCATTATCAGATTTAGACTGTTTCGTCCCTGTTAGCTCGTCTCAAGGTCGTGAGATCATTGACATAAACACTATAAACAGGATGTGGGGATATTATTGACTCAAACACGACGGGCCTGGACCCTGAACTGTCATTTTGGTTGTCATTTACACTATAAGTGCGCAACGTATCTTTATTATAGAGAGTGAGTAACTATTTGTAAGGCCGTAAGATTATTTTTCGaactttttggttgaaaacatcacatatgtagattatttactcacctgcaataatttacggggtgaatatataggtataagtcaTACTGGGCAACTCTTACTATGGAACCGACCCCGAAATCGCAGAAAAatagctgtttcatacattttggctgtccGACCTTGACATTTTCTATGAGAGTGAAAttttatttcgcgatttcggggttggtctcatagtaagagttgctcagtatgacctatattatattcagcccgtaaattattgcaggtgactaaatgtgccgttttcaatcaaaaggtaccattgtcgcttgccataaggacgctctgacaggttattcgtataaagatataattcAATTTcgcccttatggtaagcgacaatgtggtgccttttgattgaaaacgtcacaaataaacaCCCATAGATAGATAATTCGATTTTATTAgatagatatttttagcacctcgctccgatatatctgaagcCGACTGTAGAAAAACTTTGCTTGTATGAACATTTTGGCATTTCTCTATGGTATGGAATGACGTCTGCTGGCGCCATTATTAACGCTAATCAACTCGTCAATTTGGGAGTTGTTTACAAGTGAAATATGAAACTCTTATCTTATCACAAATGAAGCCATTAACTGAACTGAAAAACGAACTAATCTAATTAGTTTTACACAAACAATAATCATATTACATTAATCGGTGTCTAAAATTAGTCAACGAACTGTCAAACCGCATGGGTTACCATGACAACACACACAACCTTTCGAGAAATGGTCCCCTGGATGACCAAACATTTCGAAAAATACTATGTTTTTGAATCCCAaactatatacatttttttcgcTTTCCAAAGACTCcatatttcatataaatattacaaattatttaaatttacaaatgCCAAACACATTTTCAGATTTCCACATACAAGGTTTATCCAAAAGTCTTAATATTAATTCCAAGCGACGAGCCCGGGAAAAAATACAACAACCTTCCTTTCCGtctaaacataatattaaatttgcaAATGTAATCCAACCTAGTAGCTACATACTACATGCCTCGAGCTATGTACATTATACACTCGACTTCACAGATTTTAGTACATTTTCGCCTTATTACgaaggagtaaggtgcaaaagtgtaaataactaaaaatatattttgtctgTACACAGAATACGGAAATCATGTCACTCGTTATGGAAAGATTTgctctttaaaataataaagctTGTTAACATTGGATATACTGAGTTTTGTTTTGGTAAAATGAGATTCAGACGAAACGAAGTTAAGGCGAAGGCGAAGCTAAGGTGGAAAACGTTTTGCCAAAATGAAAATCGAAAAGCAAAAAAGTATCGAGCTGTCAAGATGCGAAAGAAAAGTCATTTGATAATTTCTATACATTGTTTAAGTTTCGATTAGCAATTTCTATAAACGATTCCCACTTGGCTGGACCCCACCCCAAGGTCAGATAGGGTAAGAGGAACATAGCGCGGGGCATGAGACTGTATTACCCCGGCCACGTACTCGACGAGTGGTATGGGAAGAAGTAAGGGAAGTATGCAGGGCAGTATGGCGCCTGATGACGAGTAGCGCGGCCACACTATTACGTCTCTGTCTACTTCCCTCGCTATTTCtcatgccactcgtcgagtatgtggctGAGGTGTATGAATTCAATTTTTACCGTAGTGTCTCTTACACAACCTAATTCCTTTTTCATTCATAAAAATGGCCTTCGGGATTCTTGTATTCTGGATATCGGGATCTTCGTGGATAGGTTGGGATGGGATTCTGAAAAGGTTTGAATAAGTTAAATCGGGTAAAGGAAAGATTTAGGAGAGGGTAACGGTTATATAATCTACATTCCTTGCTTTGTAGAGTCTTTGCTTTGTTGCCACTTTGTCGAGTGAAAACTAATGATTACCAAATACCTATCAATCTCATAAGAAATCATTGGCAACCACTTGTACCAAAGCTAACTATAATAACACATAAAATGACCAGAAAGAATGTTTATATTCTATGAATTCATAGCGAATATTACCCAAATTTCTTACCATAACCTAGGGATAGGTTGTGA
This window encodes:
- the LOC134749895 gene encoding uncharacterized protein LOC134749895, coding for MKRCCAYGCKAKSGPGIRFFNFPACKQRAKEWLRALNRPDILADLNEDRRNLLDFYYVCEAHISRRNIDKGIPVLHIVSKGTSTDQNTNTEEKSTSTADLVENQLSKGTSTTDLMMRKLSRTSIDIIDIQPTAYYSPTQHNVASKHLNKPAPIVSTNTPRTGYIAPAGDIFKTAKPVETPQAPKLRNFRKNIPTLPTIAVQKLQTRHTAPKLPDIQSCDKVSESNNRTEIKTEENALVLDDIVTALTERQKNGQHSESLMDGRKITFKVKMSLPYFCVEEATTSGTSIKRELDDDDIDDTDDNVNIKEKRTKPGYNADIDEIDDNVNIKEKRSKPG